The Rhea pennata isolate bPtePen1 chromosome 23, bPtePen1.pri, whole genome shotgun sequence genomic interval TCCTTCAAGCATGGAAGGGGATCCCGTGTACACAAGGTCATGGTGTGGTGGTGGCCAGGGCTCAGCACCACGAGCAGGTGAGATGTGTGATTTAGGCTcttgatttcccccccccccccccccccgccttaTTGTTGAGCATTTGTCTAGTTGCCATCGTGGCCTCCATTACCCAGCACAGCaaacagcagtgttttctgGCAGATGCTCTGAAGGCAGTTCTTGTTCCTGGTGTCTTAGTTCCTCTGCAGGACTCATTTTTGGTCTTAGGTCCTGCGGACAAGGCTTTCTCACTAGCAGGGCCTGTTGCAAATATTCCTTCAGACATTAAGAACTGGAGACTCTGCTCCTGTATTTATTACCCTATCAAGATCTGATGTATAGCTGGGATAAGAGAGGACCTTATCTTCCCAGCATCATTTGTTAGGGCCAATGGCAGAGCCAGGATTCAAATCTCATCCTAAGCCAATAAATAATTTTAGCTGCCCCTTTTCTGCTTGCAGCAGTAACAAGCTTTGCTGAAGAGTAGTTTTAGTCTGCATGTTAATCCAAGAGCTGTGGCTCCATGAAATAGCCACAGTTCTCCAACAACGTGCGAGAGTAACAGGAAGGTCTTTGACTGCTAGGCCTCTTTTGCCTGTTGCTGTCACTCACCCCTCCTATATGTTTTCAGGAATATACAGCATGTTGTTCCCTCTTCTTGTAGGGCACTAGTGGTTcctggagtgtgtgtgtgttagtgGCATGTGTCCATGCAGAGTAGTATCTGCTGTCTGTTCCTGACCACGCATGTTGCAGTGTGTTCCAGGGCTACTTGATGATCAGGAGCTTGCTCAACTGATTGCCTGCCTGTTGGATAGACCCACCATGGCGCTTGCAAGGTGAGAACATACGCGTTTGTCAGAGCAGAAGCTCTGTAGCCTGCCCCTCCAGATCCCTTTCCCATCAGATCTGAATACCGATCTTGTGGTcgaaaaaggaggaaaagtaaaatgcaaattgGTCTCAGCCTCTCTGATGGTATGGTCATGCTCTGAGAGGGACCAGTTTGAAGACATTGTAAGTTTAGTCTTAGTCTTGCAGTTTTGGGGAGGCTGGAGTGGGAATGAATTCTGCTAGTCAGCGAATGGATAAGCATGTTAGACACCGGTGGAGATTTGCAACAGAAGTATTAAAGATTGAGGCTGAAATAGTGATacgaaaaacaaaaaaggtggggggaaaGCAAAGATTGTGTGTAACTTGGTAATTTTGCCTGGCACTTGAGCGCTAAAACAAGATGGtgagttaaaaataatgttggTGCCTAGATGGTACAAAAATTCTGTCCAAAGGCTAGGCTGTGGTCACCCTTTAAGAGGATCCCAGGAGATGTAGTGAAGATTTGCTAGCTGGTATCCTGTGTCATACACAAGCAGTTGTGGTGAGCCTTATGCATGGGAGTGTGATTCGACAGAGTCAAAgtcatacaaaataaaaataatcctcTCTGTTGTACAGTCTCGCAGTGAGTTTGATTACATTAATCACAACACTGGATGCGAATGTGACCTTCATGTCCCAAGGGATTCCAAGCACTGTCTGGTGGCCACTTGGGCATTTCTGCTAGTTGTTTTGCTTCCTAGGGGAAGCTCCATTAAAACATGCTCCTTTAAAATTGAAGGCTATTTGGGCTTGAGTTGATGCATTGATTTTTTCTGTGTACAGAGGCCCATCAACTTCAGATTACCTGGCtgtgactgtgtgtgtatatatattgtCTTTTCCAGGAATCACTTGCTTAGTGGAAAAGGCTGAGAGCTCGTAGACCCAAGTGATTAATCTCTTGCTCCAGTGAAGAGGATCAGTTTGCTCCCCAAAAGGCCTATATTGCGTGTGGGGAAGCTATGCAGCTAAACACGTGAGTGTCCTTTGTGAATAACTGATATTTGCTCAGTGTTTTCATGAGTGGCATCTCAGCAGTCCTGGACTATGAAGAACAGTGTAAACTGACTGTGAAATGAGTTGTGCCTATGCTGTCAGTAGCTACTAAAATCCTTTTCTAATTGGCCAGTGGAAATGGCTAATCCTTAACTGGCCCTTGCAGCCTGTCCCAGCTTTCCAGGTGGGAATAGTAAAGGTCAGTAGTAAGGTTTGTAGTTCGTCCGCCTGAGATCTCTAGGTCAGAGTTTCTGTGAGATCAGTCATGCCACATCAGCCCTCTTAACTGAGCCTGGTCAGTGATGACACCTCTGTCTTTGGAGACTGCTGGATGAATCCTGCGGATATGGGGCTGAGGCCAGGCAGCTGCATGAACCAgctgaaatcactgaaaattaCTGGGAGTGTGAGTGCCAGGGAATTCCTTACTGCAGGTGAAATCTGGATCTATGCTGAGTCAAACtgctactgtattttttttttcttccctttttagGTCTAAATGGATCACGCTGCTGAGATGAACCAGTCTCTGAAGGTTTTGGTGCCTCTCTGCAAGTCTTCTGTCTCTTTCCAAGCCTCTCCTAAAGTAGTGGCAGTTCTGCATAAGGAGATTAAAAAGATCCTGGTTCCTTTGTAAGCTGTGAGCTCCCCCAGGTGGGGCAACTGCTTTAATTCAGGAGTCATTATTATTACAAGTTGCAGGAGCTTGTTTCACTATAGATGTTActaaagtttcaaaatattcagcGTAGGAGAAGTGTTCTGGCTACAGAGTTTTGTCAGGGGAAGAGTTTGGGGGAAGAGTCTGAAGTTAAAACATTTggagagtaggaaaaaaaatgcatttgaaattcCTGCTGTCTCCTGTGTTCATGTTTGGGGTCTGTTGGTCTGTGGTGACCACCTGCTTATTTAACAAGGTAGAACAAGGTTGCCAACATCTGCTACAGTGCTAGTGAGTCAGGTTGTAGTTTTTCCTCATTGTGGCAAATGAATTGAGGATGAAAACAGTTGCAAAGGCTGTTACAACAGATGTGGCATTGCCTGTTGTGCTGTACTGGAAAGCAAAATGCTTGGAAATAAATCTGGGCTTCCTGATGCTGCTGCAGTAGCAGGAGTGGGAAGGAGGAAAGTCACTGGAGTTGGGAGGTGTCCTACTCACAGCTGTGCAAGTCGGAGAAGGGCCCTAAAATATGCCTCCAGCTTTGGGGAGGAGttgggggtggaggagggggGTGAGGGCAGAGCATAGGATTTCCAAGTGCCCTTCGcaccctgctgctccccatCACTCTGGCCTTCACTGGGAGGGATAATGGTGCTGGAGACCATCCCTTATCCACCCTACCATGGCTAGTGCTGGACCTGGGGACAGATTTGGGTCTGTCAAGCAGAGCCCCAGCAAGTCCCTCCTGGCTGTTtcacttccctttttccttgtcttctcccccttctgcagaaaaaaaaacacatcactgAGCTCAACAAAACACTTTGGGTGGGAGGgaacaaagagcagcaggagggggAGGACAGGCTGATGGCAAAATCCCCGTGCAGGCCACCAGGCTGCTTGCGGAGCAACTCTGACGGGGCTGGAGCCGGCGCTACTCAGCGCCTCTCCCCGCTTTTGCAGGTTCGGGTCTCCGCGGGGGTCAATCTGCGAGGTCAGAGCAGGCTGGGACAGGTTCCCCGGCCACGGGAAGACGCCGCGGGGTGGGGATGAGGGTGGAGACTTGACCAGCAAGGCGAAGCCCGGGCCGGGATCACAATCCCGGCCGCCGGCATGGACACGGCACCCGAGCCCGACGGGCACTACCAGTACCGCGTGCTGGTGCTGGGGGACGCGGCGGTGGGCAAGTCGTCGCTGCTGCGCTGCTACGCCGagggcccgggggcggcgggggggcccgCGCCCTGCCCCACTGTCGGCGTGGATTTCTACAGCCGCACGGTgcggctgccgccggccggccgggccaagctgcagctctgggacACGGCGGGCCAGGAGCGCTTCAGGTGAGCGGCGGGGGGGacgcgggccggggcggggggcacaTCGCAAAGTGCCAGCACCGCTCCTCTTCGCGTTTCCTTTGTGGCAGCGCTGCTGCACCGGGTGCAAAGTCCCTGCCGCGCTTCGCAACGGGACGAGGGTGCTTTCGGGGAGGGGGTTACAACCTTTTGCTGTGCTTGCAGCAAACCTGTGGTcgggtttttttggggggggagcaGAGCCCGCAGGCCTGAAGGGGCTGGGGATTTGCCTCCCTGATTGCATCAGGCTGGAGCCAACAAGCCTGCGAGCATGAAAGAGGCTCAAATGGGCTGCGAAGGGCGGGAGGGGCTGGGGCGGCGGGTTCCCCTTTCCGGGCACCGCCGGGGCTGGGATTTTCTAAAAGGGGGATTTGCCGGCGCGCTGCCCCCGACACCCCCCCGCTGCGGTGCCCAGGTCCATCACCAGGTCCTTCTAccggagcgcggccggcgcgcTGCTGGTCTTCGACGTCACCAACCGCGCGTCCTTCGAGCACGTCACCGAGTGGTACCacgaggcggcgggcggccgggccgccggcaAGGTGGCCTTCGTCCTGGTGGGCCACAAGTGCGACCTGGCGGGCGAGCGCGCGGTGTCGGCCGAGGAGGCCGGGCGGCTCGCCGCCTCGCTGGGCATGGCCTTCGTGGAGACCTCCGCCAGGAGCAACC includes:
- the RAB42 gene encoding ras-related protein Rab-42 produces the protein MDTAPEPDGHYQYRVLVLGDAAVGKSSLLRCYAEGPGAAGGPAPCPTVGVDFYSRTVRLPPAGRAKLQLWDTAGQERFRSITRSFYRSAAGALLVFDVTNRASFEHVTEWYHEAAGGRAAGKVAFVLVGHKCDLAGERAVSAEEAGRLAASLGMAFVETSARSNLNVELAFETVAGRIHEALRRGALAPHDASDGVKLIPGESRGRPPQQREPRRRCRC